Below is a genomic region from Mucilaginibacter auburnensis.
CGAGGTTTGCTCACCATCGCGCAGTGTGGTATCCATTATCTCTATTTTTCTTCTTTCCATTGCTGGATATATATATAACGTAAAAGCGTTCCGTCAGGAAACGCTGTACATAACAGTCATGCCGAACCTGTTTCGGCACCTCACCCGAAAAGTCCGCGACCTGCCTGTGAGGTACTGAAACAAGTTCAGCATGACATGCATTTTTTCTTAAAACTCTTTCGCTTCGGCGAAAGCTTCAATATCAGGCTTAAGGCTTAACAGATAATCAATATCGTCAAAGCCGTTCAGCATGTTGTTCTTTTTGTATGAATTGATATCAAATGATTCTTTCTCGCCGGTAGGCACCAAAGTAATGGTTTGCTCCTGCAGGTTAACCTCTAATTCAGTTCTCGGATCTGAGTGGATAGCGGTAAATATCTTCTCCAAAAACTCCGGACTAACCTGTACGGGTAACACACCAATATTTAAGCTGTTTCCTTTAAAAATATCAGCGAAAAAACTGGATACTACGCAACGGAAGCCGTAATCATAAATTGCCCAGGCAGCATGCTCACGCGATGAACCTGAACCAAAGTTTTTACCGCCAACCAAAATTTTGCCGCTGTAAGTTGGGTTGTTCAGCACAAAATCCTGTTTAGGTGTATTGTCGCTGTTGTAACGCCAGTCGCGGAAAAGGTTGTCACCAAAACCAACACGCTCAGTAGCTTTCAAAAAGCGAGCAGGAATGATTTGGTCGGTATCTATATTTTCTATCGGAAGCGGCACTGCAGTGCTTCTCAATACTGTAAATTTATCGTATGCCATGTTTTTGTTAGATCATGGTTCATGGTTCATAGATCATGGTGTATGTAGCAAAAGAGCTATGAACCATGAACTACTAACTATGAACTACTATGCGTATTCCTCTGTTAATAATGTTCTTGGGTCGGTTACTACACCTGTTACGGCTGCTGCCGCTGCTACCAGCGGGCTGGCCAGCATGGTGCGCGCACCCGGACCCTGACGGCCTTCAAAGTTTCTGTTGGATGTACTTACCGCGTATTTACCTGCAGGAACCTTATCATCATTCATAGCCAAACAAGCTGAACAGCCTGGCTGACGCAGTGTAAAACCTGCTTCGGTTAAAATATCCAGTATACCTTCTTCTTTGATCTGGCTCTCTACAATGTGTGAACCGGGAACCAACCAAGCAGTAACATTATCCGCTTTATGGCGACCTTTTACCAAAGATGCGAATGCACGGAAATCTTCTATACGGCCATTGGTGCAGCTGCCTACAAATACGTAGTCAACCGGTTTACCAATCATATGGTCACCTTCATGGAAACCCATGTAATCTAATGATTTCTCATATGTAGCAACACCACCTTCTACCTGCTCAGCATCAGGGATATCGTTTGAGATACCGATACCCATACCAGGATTAGTACCGTAGGTGATCATTGGCTCAATTGCTGAACCATCAAAAGTATACTCTTTATCGAATACAGCGCCTTCGTCTGTTTTTAAAGTACGGTAGTATGCTTCTGCTTTTTCCCAAGCCTCGCCTTTAGGGCTAAACTCACGGCCTCTAACATAATTGATGGTAGTTTCATCAGGAGCAATCATGCCACCGCGTGCACCCATTTCAATGCTCAGGTTACAAACGGTCATACGGCCTTCCATTGTCATGTTCTCAAAAACTTCACCTGCGTACTCAACAAAGTAACCTGTTGCGCCTGATGTGGTTAACTGAGATATAATGAATAAGGCGACATCCTTAGGCGTAACGCCTTTACCTAATTTACCGGTAACGTTAATGCGCATTTTTTTAGGCTTAGGCTGCATAATACATTGCGAAGCCAAAACCATTTCAACTTCTGATGTACCAATACCGAAAGCAATGGCACCAAAAGCACCGTGCGTTGATGTATGCGAGTCGCCGCAAACAATGGTTGCGCCGGGCTGGGTAATACCATACTCAGGACCAACTACGTGAACAATACCATTTTTTTGATGACCTAAACCCCAGTGGCTAATACCATACTCGGCAGTGTTTGACTCAAGGGCTTTTAGCTGGTTAGCTGATAGCGGATCCTGAACCGGTAAGTGCTGGTTAATAGTTGGCGTGTTATGATCTGCTGTAGCGAACGTGCGCTCAGGATATAAAACTTTAACACCACGGCTTTTTAAACCTAAAAAGGCAACCGGACTGGTAACCTCATGAATAAGATGACGGTCGATGAAAACCACGTCAGGACCGCCTTCTATCTTGCGGATCACGTGGCTGTCCCACACCTTGTCAAATAATGTACTGCTCATTTTATGTTAGTTAATTTGTGATTGGTGATTAGTTTTGCTTTTTCACCTATCGCTTGTGTTTTTATTCAAATTAATTGCTCACTTTTTCACCAGTCATCAAGCCTACCAGATCATCATCGTTAATGTCCAGTTTGCTATCTGCCAGAACAAGGAAACGCTGATAAGCGTCGGCTAATTCTTCTTTGCTTAAGCTATAACCTAAACGCTCTAAGTGATATTTCAGCGCGTGGCGACCGCTGCGGGCGGTCAACACGATTGTCGCGCTTGGGAAACCAACATCTTCCGGACGGATGATCTCGTAATTTTCCCTGTTTTTCAAGAAACCGTCCTGATGTATACCAGAGCTATGCGCAAATGCATTGGCGCCTACTATAGCTTTATTAGGCTGCACAGGCATACGCATTTGCGTACTAACCATACGGCTTATTTCGTAAAAATTTTTGCTGTTGATATTGGTATGCAAACCTAATGACTGGTGCGTTTTCAGGATCATTACCACTTCTTCAATAGAAGTGTTACCGGCGCGTTCGCCAATACCATTAATGGTACCTTCAATTTGACGGGCACCATTCTGCAAACCCGCTACCGAGTTGGCAGTAGCCAAACCAAGGTCATTATGACAATGTACCGAGATGATGGCTTTATCAATATTTTTAACGTTCTCTTTCAGGAACTTTATTTTTTGGCCGTATTGATCGGGCAGGCAATAGCCATTCGTATCCGGAATGTTAACTACTGTAGCTCCTGCTGCAATAACAGCTTCAACCATTTGCGCCAGGAAGTAAATATCGGCTCGGCCGGCATCTTCGGCGTAAAATTCAATGTCTTCTACAGATTTTTTGGCGTATTTAACAGCTTCAACGGCACGCTCCAAAATCTCCTCGCGGGTACTGTTAAATTTATGCTTGATGTGCATGTCTGATGAGCCTATGCCGGTGTGTATGCGGGGATGTTTAGCATACTGCAAGGCTGCAACGGCGGCGTCAATGTCGCCTTTATTAGCGCGGGTAAGTGCGCATACGGTTGGGTGAGTTACAGCTTTTGATATTTCTACCACGCTCTGAAAATCGCCCGGGCTTGATATAGGGAAGCCTGCTTCTATAATGTCCACGCCCAGCGCCTCCAGTTCTCGGGCAATTTCAATCTTTTCGGGGGTTGTTAACTGGCAACCCGGTACCTGTTCGCCATCACGTAGCGTGGTATCAAAAACGTAGACTCGGTTGGGATCGTGCAACATGCTTTGTTAGATTTGAGATTTGAGACATGAGATTTGAGACTCAAGTCGCCATCGATTATTTTCTTCTTTGCTAAATACTGAAATGTAGATATGAGATGGTCTCACATCTCATATCTCACATCTCATATCTGAAACTACGCTTCTACAGCTTGGTTTTCAGGACGTAAGCTACGTACTGTTTTACCTGCCTGCCATAATTCGCTATCGCGTAGTTCTGCTAATTCAGCATCCAGTTTCTCGCGGTAATCAGGCTTGCTGTTTGAGTCGATTGAACGTTGAGACTCTTTACCGGTAGCAACGCTGTTATACAACTCTTCAAATACAGGTTTAGTAGCGTCACGGAAAGGTTTCCACCAATCTAAAGCGCCACGTTGTGCAGTAGTTGAGCAATTAGCATACATCCAGTCCATACCATTTTCTGCAACTAATGGCATTAATGATTGAGTAAGCTCTTCAACAGTTTCGTTGAATGACTCAGATGGAGAGTGACCGTTGCTGCGTAATACTTCATATTGAGCAGCGAAGATACCCTGGATACAACCCATTAAAGTACCACGCTCGCCGGTTAAGTCGCTGAATACTTCTTTACGGAAGTCGGTTTCAAATAAGTAACCGCTACCTACAGCAATACCTAAAGCGATAACGCGATCAAATGCTTTACCTGTAGCATCCTGGAAGATAGCGTAGCTTGAGTTCAAACCACGGCCTTGCAGGAACATACGACGCAATGAAGTGCCTGAACCTTTTGGAGCTACCAGGAACACGTCAACATCAGCAGGAGGAATGATACCGGTTTGCTCGTTGAAAGTAATACCGAAACCATGAGAGAAATATAATGCTTTACCAGGAGTTAAGTGTTTCTTAACAGTTGGCCATAAAGCAATCTGAGCAGCGTCGCTCAATAAGTAGCAAATAATAGTTCCTCTTTCTAAAGCTTCTTCAATTTCAAAAAGGGTTTCTCCCGGAACAAAACCGTCAGCTACGGCTTTATCCCATGTTTTTGAATTTTTACGCTGACCAACAATTACGTTGATACCGTTGTCTTTTTGGTTAAGCGCCTGACCAGGACCTTGAACACCGTAACCTATTACCGCTACAGTTTCGTTTTTTAGGATGTCCTGAGCTTTCGCTAAAGGGAACTCCTCGCGGGTTACTACGTTTTCTTCAACTCCGCCGAAATTTAATTTTGCCATTGTTTTGTTTTGTTTATTGTGATTTCACTGATTAGCAATGATTTCACCGATTTTGGTTTAATTATTATTAATTGTGTTTTGTGATTCTAATTGTTCAGCTTCAGCTAAAACAGCTCTGCGTAATGATAGCGCATATCCAAAATGCAAATTATCGTGCGTTACAAAGTAGGCTATAGCATCGTTAACGTTGTTTAATGTTACGCCAAACATGGTAGTTACGGCTTCATAATTATTGAATATACCTGCATCAACATCCGCCTTTAGTGTTTCCAGTAAAGTAAAAGCCTGCTCCTTGTAATACGCCAACTCCTCTTCGCTAATAAACTCATCCGGGCTTGTGCCTCGTTGATACTTGGTAATCTTATCTAAAGGAATGCGCGTATCAACATGGCCGCGTACATAACAAAGTATTTGTTGTGCCGCTACAATGTGGTTAAAGTTCCATGCAATGTTATTGTTAAATCCCTGCGGAATAACATTCAACTGCTCAATGGTTAAACCGTCCATCAGGTTGATAAAGTTCAACCGGGTATGTTTTGCTATGTCAAGTAAAAACTCCATCGCTAAAAATTACATGGTAAATACTTTCTGTCCTTTGTTCAGGTATTCGTTTTCCATCACTTCTTCCCCCGGTTGAAGTTGTTCAAACTCGCGCAGTTTTGTATTAAAGCCTTCGCTGTTTTTAATGATGGCTACACGTGCACTGCGTACAAACTCAATAAGGCCATAAGGCTGTAATATGCTGATGAGATTGTCTGTCTCTTCGCGATGACCTGTTGTTTCAAACACGGTGTAATCTTTACGGATCACCACCGCGCGGGCTCCATTCTCGCGCAGCAAACGCTCAACACTTACCTTCTCAGCAATTACATCTGTTGACACTTTATACAGCGCCAACTCCTGCCAGATGATATCCTCATTGGTATTGTAGTACACTTTTAATACCTCAACCTGTTTTTCAATCTGGCGGGTAAGCTTGCGTACAACCTCTTCCGATTCGGTTATTACAATATTGAAGCGGTGAATACTGTCAACCTCTGAAGGTGAAGTATTTAAACTATCAATATTGATCTTACGGCGCGTAAATATTATAGCTATACGGTTTAATAAACCCACCTGATTTTCGGTGTAGATGGTTATGTTAAACTCTTTTTTTTCTATATCCTGGCTCATTGTCTTCTTAATTAATCATTGGTCATCAGTTAAAAACCTTTTACCTTTCGTCTTTAAACTTTTACCTATTTTAATCTGATCTCTGATACACTGCAACCCTGAGGCACCATCGGGAACACATTGTTCTCTTTAGTAACATTAACCTCTAACAGGAACGAGCCTTCGGTTGATAACATTTCTTTCAAGGCACCTTGCAGATCTGTACGCTCTGATATGCTTTTACCCGGTATACGGTAAGCAGCAGCCAGGGCCACAAAATCCGGACTTTCAATATCTACAAACGAGTAGCGGCGCTGGTTAAACAACTCCTGCCACTGGCGCACCATACCCAAAAAGTGATTATTAAGAATGATGATCTTTACATCAACACCACTTTGCATTATAGTACCTAACTCCTGGCAGGTCATCTGGAAACCACCATCGCCAATAATGGCAACAACTGTTCTATCCTGAGCGCCATATTTAGCGCCAATGGCTGCAGGCAACGCGAAGCCCATGGTACCCAAACCACCGCTGGTAACATTACTGCGAGTTTGGTTGAACCTGGCATAACGGCAGGCCACCATTTGGTGCTGACCAACGTCTGTTACTATTACGGCATCGCCGTTGGTTAGGGCGTTTAACTCTTTAAGCACCTCACCCATCGTCATTTCATCGGTGGTCGGGTTCAGTTCATTATGAATAACTGCTTCAACTTCCTGACGGGTATAGTCGTTAAAACGTGCCAACCATTCGATGTGCTGTTTTTCCTCTACCAAAGCAGTTAACAATGGAAGGGTTTCTTTACAATCGCCCCATACAGGAACGGTTGATTTTACGTTCTTGTCTATCTCGGCAGGGTCAATATCCAAATGGATAACCTTAGCCTGTTTAGCGTATTTATCTAAACGCCCGGTTACACGGTCGTCAAAACGCATACCTATGGCAATTAATACATCGCACTCGTTGGTTAAAACGTTAGGGCCATAGTTACCGTGCATACCCAACATACCCACGTTAAGCGGATGCTCGGTTGGAATAGCACCGGCACCTAAAATTGTCCATGCCGACGGGACGCCTGCTTTTTCAACAAAAGCTTTGAACTCAGCCTCAGCTTTACCCAAAAGCACCCCCTGACCAAATAATACGAAAGGTTTTTCGGCCTTATTGATCAGATCAGCCGCTTCCTGAATATATTGCGGCCTAACTATTGGTTTTGGCCTGTAGCTACGTATGTGGTTACAAGGCGTATAACCTTTGTAATCAAACAACTGTATCTGGGCGTTTTTGGTAATGTCTATCAATACAGGGCCTGGTCTGCCACTTTTTGCAATGTAAAAAGCTTTGGCCATTACCTCAGGTATCTCGTTAGCATCAGTTACCTGGTAGTTCCATTTGGTTACCGGGGTTGTGATGTTGATCACGTCAGTTTCCTGAAAAGCATCAGTACCTAACAGGTGCGCAAACACTTGTCCGGTTACGCAAACTAACGGTGTGCTGTCTATCTGGGCATCTGCTAAACCTGTTATAAGGTTGGTAGCACCCGGACCACTGGTAGCGAATACCACACCCACTTTACCTGATGTACGCGCATAACCCTGACCGGCATGTATACCGCCCTGCTCATGGCGAACCAGTATGTGATTCAGCCTGTCATTATAATCATACAATGCATCATATATAGGCATAATAGCGCCGCCCGGATAGCCAAAAATGGTATCTGTTCCCTCAGCAATTAATGCCTCTAATACCGCCGCCGAACCTGTGATGTTTACAGTTTCCTGAGCGGGTTTTGTTTCGATTTCTTGTTGTGCAACTTCCATAAAGCCCCCTAACCCCCTAAAGGGGGAATTTTTAAAGGTTTATATTAATATTCTCACTCTCTTTATTCGTTTAACCACCATACTCCCCCTTTAGGGGAACGGGGGGCTAAAACTCATCCGTAACGCAACCTTCTGCTGCTGATTTTACGGTTTTGGCGTATCTGTAAAGTAAGCCCTTGCTTACTTTTAGCTCCGGTTGCTGCCATGCAGCTTTACGGGCGGCTAATTCTTCCTCAGATAGTATCACATTGATCTTGTTTGTAGTAGCGTCAATAATGATCTTGTCTTCGTCTTTAATAAGTCCTATTGCCCCACCGTCATACGCCTCGGGGGTGATGTGGCCTACCACAAACCCGTGTGTTCCGCCACTAAAACGCCCGTCGGTAATTAATGCTACCGAGCTACCTAAGCCTGCGCCAAAAATGGCTGATGTTGGTTTAAGCATTTCGGGCATTCCCGGTGCGCCTTTAGGGCCTACGTTGCGGATAACCACCACATCACCGGGTTTGACTCGACCGCTTTGTATACCTGCAATCAGTTCAAACTCGCCATCAAATACGCGGGCAGGGCCTTCAAAATGAGTTCCTTCTTTGCCGCTTATTTTGGCTACGCTACCACCTTCTGCAATATTTCCGTAGAGTATCTGCAAGTGACCGGTAGCTTTGATCGGGTTTTCTTTAGGGAAGATGATCTTTTGCTCATCAAAGCTCATTTCAGGAACTTCCGCAAGGTTCTCAGCAATGGTTTTACCGGTTACGGTCATACAATCGCCGTTTAACCAGCCTTGAGCAAGGCAGTATTTCATTACCGCCGGCACACCTCCTACATCGTGTAGGTCCTCCATCATATATTTACCGCTTGGCTTCATATCTGCCAATACAGGTATGCGGTTACTTACCGCCTGGAAATCATCCTGCGTTAATTTTATGCCAATGGCTTTTGCCATGGCTATCATGTGCAGTACCGCGTTCGTACTACCGCCCAACACCATAATTATTACCATAGCATTCTCAAATGCTTCGCGGGTCATGATGTCGCTTGGTTTAATATCTTTTTCTAAGAGTACTCTTATCGCTTTACCCGCTGCAAGGCACTCCTGTTTCTTCTCTTCACTTAAAGCAGGGTTGCTTGATGAGTAAGGCAGGCTCATACCTAAGGCCTCAATAGCAGCAGCCATGGTATTAGCGGTGTATACACCACCACAGGCACCGGCACTCGGACAAGCATTTTTAATTACACCCATAAAATCCTCAGGAGTAATTGTACCT
It encodes:
- the ilvB gene encoding biosynthetic-type acetolactate synthase large subunit, giving the protein MEVAQQEIETKPAQETVNITGSAAVLEALIAEGTDTIFGYPGGAIMPIYDALYDYNDRLNHILVRHEQGGIHAGQGYARTSGKVGVVFATSGPGATNLITGLADAQIDSTPLVCVTGQVFAHLLGTDAFQETDVINITTPVTKWNYQVTDANEIPEVMAKAFYIAKSGRPGPVLIDITKNAQIQLFDYKGYTPCNHIRSYRPKPIVRPQYIQEAADLINKAEKPFVLFGQGVLLGKAEAEFKAFVEKAGVPSAWTILGAGAIPTEHPLNVGMLGMHGNYGPNVLTNECDVLIAIGMRFDDRVTGRLDKYAKQAKVIHLDIDPAEIDKNVKSTVPVWGDCKETLPLLTALVEEKQHIEWLARFNDYTRQEVEAVIHNELNPTTDEMTMGEVLKELNALTNGDAVIVTDVGQHQMVACRYARFNQTRSNVTSGGLGTMGFALPAAIGAKYGAQDRTVVAIIGDGGFQMTCQELGTIMQSGVDVKIIILNNHFLGMVRQWQELFNQRRYSFVDIESPDFVALAAAYRIPGKSISERTDLQGALKEMLSTEGSFLLEVNVTKENNVFPMVPQGCSVSEIRLK
- a CDS encoding DinB family protein: MEFLLDIAKHTRLNFINLMDGLTIEQLNVIPQGFNNNIAWNFNHIVAAQQILCYVRGHVDTRIPLDKITKYQRGTSPDEFISEEELAYYKEQAFTLLETLKADVDAGIFNNYEAVTTMFGVTLNNVNDAIAYFVTHDNLHFGYALSLRRAVLAEAEQLESQNTINNN
- the ilvC gene encoding ketol-acid reductoisomerase; the encoded protein is MAKLNFGGVEENVVTREEFPLAKAQDILKNETVAVIGYGVQGPGQALNQKDNGINVIVGQRKNSKTWDKAVADGFVPGETLFEIEEALERGTIICYLLSDAAQIALWPTVKKHLTPGKALYFSHGFGITFNEQTGIIPPADVDVFLVAPKGSGTSLRRMFLQGRGLNSSYAIFQDATGKAFDRVIALGIAVGSGYLFETDFRKEVFSDLTGERGTLMGCIQGIFAAQYEVLRSNGHSPSESFNETVEELTQSLMPLVAENGMDWMYANCSTTAQRGALDWWKPFRDATKPVFEELYNSVATGKESQRSIDSNSKPDYREKLDAELAELRDSELWQAGKTVRSLRPENQAVEA
- the ilvN gene encoding acetolactate synthase small subunit encodes the protein MSQDIEKKEFNITIYTENQVGLLNRIAIIFTRRKINIDSLNTSPSEVDSIHRFNIVITESEEVVRKLTRQIEKQVEVLKVYYNTNEDIIWQELALYKVSTDVIAEKVSVERLLRENGARAVVIRKDYTVFETTGHREETDNLISILQPYGLIEFVRSARVAIIKNSEGFNTKLREFEQLQPGEEVMENEYLNKGQKVFTM
- the leuD gene encoding 3-isopropylmalate dehydratase small subunit, which translates into the protein MAYDKFTVLRSTAVPLPIENIDTDQIIPARFLKATERVGFGDNLFRDWRYNSDNTPKQDFVLNNPTYSGKILVGGKNFGSGSSREHAAWAIYDYGFRCVVSSFFADIFKGNSLNIGVLPVQVSPEFLEKIFTAIHSDPRTELEVNLQEQTITLVPTGEKESFDINSYKKNNMLNGFDDIDYLLSLKPDIEAFAEAKEF
- the leuC gene encoding 3-isopropylmalate dehydratase large subunit, producing MSSTLFDKVWDSHVIRKIEGGPDVVFIDRHLIHEVTSPVAFLGLKSRGVKVLYPERTFATADHNTPTINQHLPVQDPLSANQLKALESNTAEYGISHWGLGHQKNGIVHVVGPEYGITQPGATIVCGDSHTSTHGAFGAIAFGIGTSEVEMVLASQCIMQPKPKKMRINVTGKLGKGVTPKDVALFIISQLTTSGATGYFVEYAGEVFENMTMEGRMTVCNLSIEMGARGGMIAPDETTINYVRGREFSPKGEAWEKAEAYYRTLKTDEGAVFDKEYTFDGSAIEPMITYGTNPGMGIGISNDIPDAEQVEGGVATYEKSLDYMGFHEGDHMIGKPVDYVFVGSCTNGRIEDFRAFASLVKGRHKADNVTAWLVPGSHIVESQIKEEGILDILTEAGFTLRQPGCSACLAMNDDKVPAGKYAVSTSNRNFEGRQGPGARTMLASPLVAAAAAVTGVVTDPRTLLTEEYA
- the ilvD gene encoding dihydroxy-acid dehydratase, which codes for MSSSNTNTGVELNKYSKTFTQDPTQPAAQAMLYGIGLTDEDMQKAQVGVASMGYDGNTCNMHLNDLAKLVKQGIWDQDLVGLIFHTIGVSDGMSNGTEGMRYSLVSRDVIADSIEAVTGAQYYDGLITLPGCDKNMPGSIMAMARLNRPSIMVYGGTIKPGHWKGEDLNIVSAFEALGKKLAGTITPEDFMGVIKNACPSAGACGGVYTANTMAAAIEALGMSLPYSSSNPALSEEKKQECLAAGKAIRVLLEKDIKPSDIMTREAFENAMVIIMVLGGSTNAVLHMIAMAKAIGIKLTQDDFQAVSNRIPVLADMKPSGKYMMEDLHDVGGVPAVMKYCLAQGWLNGDCMTVTGKTIAENLAEVPEMSFDEQKIIFPKENPIKATGHLQILYGNIAEGGSVAKISGKEGTHFEGPARVFDGEFELIAGIQSGRVKPGDVVVIRNVGPKGAPGMPEMLKPTSAIFGAGLGSSVALITDGRFSGGTHGFVVGHITPEAYDGGAIGLIKDEDKIIIDATTNKINVILSEEELAARKAAWQQPELKVSKGLLYRYAKTVKSAAEGCVTDEF
- a CDS encoding 2-isopropylmalate synthase; protein product: MLHDPNRVYVFDTTLRDGEQVPGCQLTTPEKIEIARELEALGVDIIEAGFPISSPGDFQSVVEISKAVTHPTVCALTRANKGDIDAAVAALQYAKHPRIHTGIGSSDMHIKHKFNSTREEILERAVEAVKYAKKSVEDIEFYAEDAGRADIYFLAQMVEAVIAAGATVVNIPDTNGYCLPDQYGQKIKFLKENVKNIDKAIISVHCHNDLGLATANSVAGLQNGARQIEGTINGIGERAGNTSIEEVVMILKTHQSLGLHTNINSKNFYEISRMVSTQMRMPVQPNKAIVGANAFAHSSGIHQDGFLKNRENYEIIRPEDVGFPSATIVLTARSGRHALKYHLERLGYSLSKEELADAYQRFLVLADSKLDINDDDLVGLMTGEKVSN